The Lysobacter capsici genome has a segment encoding these proteins:
- a CDS encoding AraC family transcriptional regulator, whose protein sequence is MDETLLTAVRRHAEFHSDAHGVADTPIAGLATIRATRVSELQYAISRPLIALVVQGSKRVMMGHRTFDFGAGDSLLITADVPTVSQITRADVSTPYYSLVFELDPAVIEALALEMDIAREAIGAPVRVEPTENEVANAALRLMRLLDRPAAVPVLKAQLVREMHFWLMTGRHGPAIRNLGMTEGTAHRVARAVAIIRSDYARPLRIEQLAEAAGMSPSTFHQHFRSITTLSPLQFQKQLRLIEARRMMLSDGASASSAAYAVGYESVPQFTREYGRMFGASPVRDIKIAQAKVYASA, encoded by the coding sequence ATGGATGAAACCCTGCTCACCGCCGTGCGTCGCCATGCTGAGTTTCATTCAGACGCGCACGGCGTCGCGGATACCCCAATCGCGGGACTGGCGACGATTCGCGCCACCCGGGTCAGCGAACTCCAATACGCCATCTCACGTCCGTTGATCGCGCTTGTCGTACAAGGCAGCAAGCGCGTGATGATGGGCCATCGCACGTTTGATTTCGGAGCCGGCGACTCGCTGCTCATTACCGCCGATGTGCCCACGGTGAGCCAGATCACCCGGGCCGACGTCAGCACACCGTACTACTCGCTGGTGTTCGAGCTGGACCCGGCGGTCATCGAAGCGCTCGCGCTTGAGATGGATATTGCACGCGAAGCGATCGGTGCTCCGGTTCGGGTGGAACCAACCGAAAACGAAGTCGCCAATGCCGCGCTGCGCCTGATGCGCCTGCTCGACCGTCCCGCGGCTGTTCCCGTTCTGAAAGCGCAGTTGGTGCGCGAGATGCACTTCTGGCTCATGACCGGCCGTCACGGCCCGGCGATCCGCAACTTGGGAATGACCGAGGGCACCGCCCATCGCGTGGCCCGGGCGGTGGCGATCATCCGATCCGATTATGCGCGCCCTCTGCGGATCGAACAGCTTGCCGAGGCCGCAGGCATGAGCCCATCCACGTTCCATCAGCACTTTCGCTCTATTACTACGTTGTCTCCCCTGCAGTTCCAAAAGCAACTGCGCTTGATCGAAGCGCGGCGAATGATGCTGTCGGATGGCGCTTCGGCCAGCAGTGCCGCTTACGCCGTTGGTTACGAAAGCGTTCCGCAATTCACTCGCGAATACGGCCGCATGTTCGGAGCTTCGCCGGTGCGCGATATCAAGATCGCTCAAGCCAAGGTCTACGCTTCCGCTTGA
- a CDS encoding TetR/AcrR family transcriptional regulator: MSEPTPKKRLSREESQAQTRARLIETARQLFVANGYAGTSIRDIADQAGYSQGAFYSNFASKEEVLLELLRGHMEAEAAQLSELMDGGGRTPERIFGELESWAATLNRDVSWCVLSIELQLHAKRSPTFADKYQRVWDTHRVGLGGVIGKLFVALGRRPPAEPEKLAAAFMALAHGLALQGAGAGPDPSGRLILLFLRGLIANAEPLDSASAAWRERD; encoded by the coding sequence ATGAGCGAACCCACGCCCAAGAAGCGGCTCAGCCGCGAGGAAAGCCAAGCGCAGACCCGCGCGCGCCTGATCGAAACCGCGCGGCAGTTGTTCGTCGCGAACGGTTACGCAGGCACCTCGATCCGCGACATCGCCGACCAGGCGGGTTATTCACAGGGCGCCTTCTACTCGAACTTCGCCAGCAAGGAGGAGGTCCTGCTGGAGTTGCTGCGAGGTCATATGGAGGCCGAAGCCGCGCAACTTTCCGAGCTCATGGACGGCGGCGGGCGCACGCCCGAGCGGATATTCGGCGAGCTCGAATCCTGGGCCGCCACCCTTAACCGCGACGTCAGCTGGTGCGTGCTGTCGATCGAACTGCAGTTGCACGCCAAGCGCAGCCCGACCTTCGCCGATAAGTACCAGCGTGTCTGGGATACGCACCGGGTCGGGCTCGGCGGCGTGATCGGCAAGTTGTTCGTCGCTCTCGGGCGCCGACCGCCGGCCGAACCCGAGAAGCTGGCCGCGGCCTTCATGGCCTTGGCTCACGGCTTGGCGCTGCAAGGCGCGGGGGCCGGGCCCGATCCGTCGGGACGGTTGATCTTGCTGTTTCTGCGCGGGCTGATCGCGAACGCCGAACCGCTCGACAGCGCGTCGGCCGCCTGGCGCGAGCGCGATTGA
- a CDS encoding SDR family oxidoreductase, giving the protein MQSAPQLKSAFVTGATGLLGNNLVRELVRQGVQVKALVRSLAKGEQQFAGLAGVELVLGDMADVPAFAAALHSCDVVFHTAAFFRDNYKGGSHWKQLKRINVEGTESLIERAYAAGVRRFVQTSSIGVLNGAPGTPIDETCLRELGDADDYYRSKILADQAVLRFLALHPDMHASLVLPGWMWGPADIGPTSSGQFVNDVALGKLPGLVPGSFSVVDARDVAQAHIAAAMRGRRAERYLAAGRHMTMRELVPVLGRIAGVKTPTRDLPLPLLYALAAVQEIYARISGRPILLSLATVRLMVKEAGRSHFDHAKSERELALTFRPLEQTVADTVAWYRSHRWF; this is encoded by the coding sequence ATGCAAAGTGCTCCCCAACTGAAGTCCGCGTTCGTCACCGGCGCGACCGGCCTGCTCGGCAACAACCTCGTGCGCGAGCTGGTCCGGCAGGGCGTCCAGGTCAAGGCACTGGTCCGCTCCCTGGCCAAGGGCGAGCAACAATTCGCCGGATTGGCGGGGGTCGAACTCGTCCTGGGCGACATGGCCGATGTACCCGCCTTCGCCGCCGCACTGCACAGCTGCGATGTCGTGTTCCACACGGCGGCCTTCTTTCGCGACAACTACAAGGGCGGCAGCCACTGGAAGCAGCTCAAGCGCATCAACGTGGAGGGGACCGAATCGCTGATCGAACGCGCTTACGCCGCCGGCGTGCGCCGCTTCGTCCAGACCTCGTCGATCGGCGTGCTCAATGGCGCGCCGGGCACGCCGATCGACGAAACCTGCCTGCGCGAGTTGGGCGATGCCGACGACTACTACCGCAGCAAGATATTGGCCGACCAAGCCGTGTTGCGCTTCTTGGCGCTGCACCCGGACATGCATGCGAGCCTGGTGCTGCCCGGCTGGATGTGGGGGCCGGCCGACATCGGCCCCACCTCCTCGGGCCAATTCGTCAACGATGTGGCGCTGGGCAAATTGCCCGGGCTGGTGCCCGGCAGTTTTTCGGTGGTCGATGCGCGCGACGTGGCACAGGCCCATATCGCGGCGGCGATGCGCGGCAGGCGCGCCGAACGGTATCTGGCCGCCGGCCGGCACATGACGATGCGGGAACTCGTTCCCGTGCTGGGCCGGATCGCCGGCGTCAAAACGCCGACGCGCGACTTGCCCCTGCCGCTGCTGTACGCCCTGGCGGCGGTGCAGGAAATCTATGCGCGCATCAGCGGCCGGCCCATCCTGCTCAGCCTCGCCACGGTGCGGTTGATGGTCAAGGAAGCCGGGCGCAGCCACTTCGATCACGCCAAGAGCGAACGCGAACTGGCCCTGACGTTCAGACCGCTCGAACAAACCGTGGCCGACACCGTCGCCTGGTATCGCAGCCACCGCTGGTTTTGA
- a CDS encoding LysR family transcriptional regulator, with amino-acid sequence MKSELNDLAAFAIVATERSFTRAAARLGVTQSALSHTIRGLERRLELQLLARTTKSVTPTTAGAALLMSLSPALEQIDRALNEVRIARDRPAGRLRIAVSKSAAVLVLLPKLPAFAAAYPEVVLDVSTSTGVVDLVGGGFDAGIQLEEFIQKDMIAMRVTQELRLAAVASPGYFATRSPPLNPRELSAHNCIGLRLPGGPYRWEFEKDGACVATTVTGSLVVDDTSLAINGALAGLGIALAYEEQVSGYIEQGKLIRVLEDWSPSFPGFFIYYPDRRHQSAALSALIRALRLP; translated from the coding sequence ATGAAGAGCGAATTGAATGACCTCGCGGCGTTTGCGATCGTCGCCACCGAGCGGAGCTTTACCAGGGCCGCGGCGCGGCTTGGGGTCACACAGTCCGCGCTGAGCCACACGATCCGCGGCCTGGAGCGTCGGCTGGAACTGCAGCTCCTCGCCCGGACGACTAAGAGCGTGACGCCCACCACCGCGGGCGCGGCGCTTTTGATGAGTCTGTCGCCAGCGCTCGAACAGATCGATCGCGCGCTCAACGAGGTTCGCATCGCTCGAGACAGGCCCGCCGGTCGGCTTCGTATTGCCGTATCGAAATCCGCCGCTGTCTTGGTGTTGCTGCCCAAACTTCCGGCGTTCGCCGCGGCCTATCCGGAGGTGGTGCTTGATGTATCCACCAGTACGGGCGTGGTGGATCTGGTCGGAGGTGGGTTCGACGCCGGCATCCAGCTGGAGGAATTCATTCAGAAGGACATGATTGCGATGCGTGTGACCCAGGAGCTGCGACTCGCCGCGGTCGCGTCACCGGGATATTTCGCGACGCGGAGCCCTCCTTTGAATCCGCGCGAATTGAGCGCTCACAACTGCATTGGGCTGCGCCTTCCAGGCGGACCGTACCGATGGGAATTCGAGAAGGATGGCGCCTGCGTGGCGACCACCGTCACCGGGTCGCTCGTCGTCGATGACACGAGCCTGGCGATCAATGGCGCGCTGGCCGGTTTGGGCATCGCGCTGGCCTATGAAGAGCAGGTGTCGGGTTACATCGAGCAAGGCAAGCTCATCCGGGTGCTGGAAGATTGGTCGCCATCCTTTCCCGGCTTCTTTATTTACTATCCAGATCGTCGCCATCAATCAGCCGCGCTTTCCGCACTGATCCGCGCCCTCCGCTTACCCTGA
- a CDS encoding nuclear transport factor 2 family protein gives MQDAEHALRALAQVYFDAAYDMDAEQFQAIFHPLSAVTRIGDHGEVSVMPIETWLAGVRNATAPRELKLERKDEVVAIDISDDLALIKLRLQMPPRYFTDLLSCLKVQGTWKIVQKVMSVDVRQ, from the coding sequence ATGCAAGACGCCGAACATGCTTTGCGAGCCTTGGCTCAGGTCTATTTCGATGCCGCGTACGACATGGACGCGGAACAGTTCCAGGCGATATTTCACCCTCTCAGCGCGGTGACCAGAATCGGCGATCACGGCGAGGTCAGCGTGATGCCGATCGAGACGTGGCTGGCCGGGGTGCGCAATGCCACCGCGCCACGAGAACTGAAACTCGAGCGCAAGGACGAGGTCGTCGCGATCGATATTTCGGACGATCTCGCTTTGATAAAACTCAGGCTCCAGATGCCGCCGCGTTATTTCACGGACCTGCTGTCCTGCCTGAAGGTGCAGGGCACCTGGAAAATTGTTCAGAAGGTGATGTCGGTCGACGTCCGCCAGTAG
- a CDS encoding alpha/beta fold hydrolase, with translation MLPSVPAAAASPSAQSHAPSHHTVQVDGVEVFYREAGPKNAPVLVLLHGLPSSSHMFRRLMPMLAGRYRVIAPDYPGFGASAAPSPADYDYSFDRLAVTVDRLLEKLQVERYSLYVFDYGAPVGFRLAAAHPERIESLIVQNGNAYEEGMGKLWDPLRAYWQDPTAQRAELIAQKLLSLESTKWHYLEGVRDPAAIAPENWLLDQALLDRPGLREIQLRLLRDYGSNPGRYPAWQAYFRKYQPPTLIVWGKNDPIFLAAGAQAYLRDLPNARLRFYDTGHFALEEDLVPIAGEIGEFMDRTVKPRAD, from the coding sequence ATGCTGCCCTCCGTCCCCGCCGCCGCCGCATCGCCGTCGGCCCAATCGCACGCCCCGAGCCACCACACCGTGCAGGTCGACGGCGTGGAGGTCTTCTACCGCGAAGCCGGCCCCAAGAACGCCCCGGTGCTGGTGCTGCTGCACGGGCTGCCGAGCTCCTCGCACATGTTCCGCCGGCTGATGCCGATGCTGGCCGGCCGCTACCGGGTGATCGCGCCGGACTATCCGGGCTTCGGCGCGAGCGCCGCGCCGTCGCCGGCCGATTACGACTACAGCTTCGACCGCCTGGCCGTCACCGTCGACCGATTGTTGGAAAAACTCCAGGTCGAGCGCTACAGCCTGTACGTCTTCGACTACGGCGCGCCGGTCGGCTTCCGTCTCGCTGCCGCGCATCCCGAGCGCATCGAATCGTTGATCGTGCAGAACGGCAACGCCTATGAGGAAGGCATGGGCAAGCTGTGGGATCCGCTGCGCGCGTACTGGCAGGATCCGACCGCGCAGCGCGCGGAGCTGATCGCGCAGAAACTGCTGAGCCTGGAATCGACCAAGTGGCACTACCTCGAAGGCGTGCGCGACCCGGCGGCGATCGCGCCGGAGAACTGGCTGCTCGATCAGGCCTTGCTCGACCGTCCGGGCCTGCGCGAGATCCAGTTGCGGCTGCTGCGCGACTACGGCTCCAACCCGGGCCGCTATCCGGCCTGGCAGGCCTACTTCCGTAAGTACCAGCCGCCGACGTTGATCGTGTGGGGCAAGAACGACCCGATCTTCCTCGCCGCCGGTGCGCAGGCCTATCTGCGCGACCTGCCGAACGCGCGGTTGCGCTTCTACGATACCGGCCACTTCGCGCTGGAAGAGGATCTGGTCCCTATCGCCGGCGAGATCGGCGAATTCATGGATCGCACAGTAAAGCCTCGCGCAGATTGA
- a CDS encoding pyridoxamine 5'-phosphate oxidase family protein: protein MPRAFARISFTPSVQQVQERYGAREANRAFELSDDTRDEIGEREAEFIGERDSFYQATVGEEGWPYVQHRGGPAGFLRVIDSKTLGYADFRGNRQYLSVGNLAANERISIILMDYRNRRRLKIWGRARVVHEDENPELIARLEMPSYRARVERGVVIEVEACDWNCPQHITPRYTETEVEQMLAPLREQLRQSQTVAAKPEVLGEGALELTIGAVRQATPRVRVYELRDWQGADLPAFAPGAHLRVPVPTANGIELRHYSICSDPARRDVYEIAVLREDAGRGGSKALHAAFELGLRLRCEAPRNHFELEDDGRPAVLIAGGIGITPIKAMAHALAARGAEFRLHYAGRSLREMAFVETLRERFDALRLYPSEQGQRLDLRRALADAPADAVIYACGPTRMIDAVLAAARELGLADRVRFERFSATASADDRPIQIELRRSGRSVSVASTQTVLEAIRLAGVDAPSDCNAGHCGTCAVKLLDGVAEHRDTVLTDAERERSNLMCICVSRARTPHLVLDL from the coding sequence ATGCCTCGCGCCTTCGCCCGCATCAGCTTCACCCCCAGCGTCCAGCAGGTGCAGGAGCGCTACGGCGCGCGCGAGGCCAACCGCGCGTTCGAGCTCAGCGACGACACGCGCGACGAGATCGGCGAACGCGAGGCCGAGTTCATCGGCGAGCGCGATTCGTTCTATCAGGCCACCGTCGGCGAGGAAGGCTGGCCCTACGTGCAGCACCGCGGCGGCCCCGCCGGATTCCTGCGCGTGATCGACAGCAAGACCCTGGGCTACGCGGATTTTCGCGGCAACCGGCAGTACCTCAGTGTTGGCAACCTGGCCGCGAACGAGCGCATCTCGATCATCCTGATGGACTATCGCAACCGCCGCCGGCTGAAGATCTGGGGCCGCGCCCGCGTCGTCCACGAAGACGAAAACCCCGAACTGATCGCGCGCCTGGAAATGCCGTCCTATCGCGCGCGGGTCGAGCGCGGGGTGGTGATCGAGGTGGAAGCCTGCGACTGGAACTGCCCGCAGCACATCACCCCGCGCTACACCGAAACCGAAGTCGAACAGATGCTGGCGCCGCTGCGCGAGCAACTGCGCCAATCGCAAACCGTCGCCGCCAAACCCGAGGTGCTGGGCGAAGGCGCGCTGGAACTGACGATCGGCGCGGTGCGGCAGGCCACGCCGCGGGTGCGCGTCTACGAACTGCGCGACTGGCAAGGCGCCGACTTGCCGGCGTTCGCGCCGGGCGCGCACCTGCGCGTGCCGGTGCCGACCGCGAACGGCATCGAGCTGCGCCACTACTCGATCTGTTCCGATCCGGCCCGCCGCGACGTCTACGAAATCGCGGTGCTGCGCGAGGACGCGGGCCGCGGCGGCTCCAAGGCGCTGCACGCCGCGTTCGAGCTGGGCCTGCGCCTGCGTTGCGAGGCGCCGCGCAATCATTTCGAACTCGAGGACGACGGCCGGCCGGCGGTGCTGATCGCCGGCGGCATCGGCATCACCCCGATCAAGGCAATGGCGCATGCGCTGGCCGCGCGCGGCGCCGAGTTCCGCCTGCACTACGCCGGGCGCAGCCTTCGCGAAATGGCGTTCGTGGAGACCTTGCGCGAACGCTTCGACGCGCTGCGGCTGTATCCGTCCGAACAAGGCCAGCGCCTGGACCTGCGCCGCGCGCTCGCCGACGCTCCGGCCGACGCCGTGATCTACGCCTGCGGCCCGACGCGGATGATCGACGCGGTGCTCGCCGCGGCGCGGGAGCTCGGCCTCGCCGACCGGGTCCGCTTCGAGCGTTTCTCCGCGACCGCATCGGCCGACGACCGCCCGATCCAGATCGAACTGCGGCGCAGCGGCCGCAGCGTTTCGGTCGCGTCGACCCAGACCGTGCTCGAAGCGATCCGCCTCGCCGGCGTCGATGCGCCGTCGGACTGCAACGCGGGCCACTGCGGCACCTGCGCGGTCAAGCTGCTCGACGGCGTCGCCGAACACCGCGACACCGTGCTGACCGACGCCGAACGCGAGCGCTCGAACTTGATGTGCATCTGCGTGTCGCGGGCGCGAACCCCGCATCTGGTCCTCGACCTCTGA
- a CDS encoding carboxymuconolactone decarboxylase family protein, whose protein sequence is MSRIAVVQPETADAQQRELLSAIQSQLGVVPNFLKVFANSPAALRAFLGLYGIAGEGALDPQTRERIALALAQQNSCEYCLSAHTQLGQKAGLEAGEIQANRDGTSRDAKAAVAVKLARSLVEHHGEVTSAEILEARDAGFGDAEIVEIITHVGMNLLTNILGKASRVEIDFPKVSLAAAA, encoded by the coding sequence ATGAGCCGCATCGCCGTCGTCCAACCCGAAACCGCCGACGCCCAGCAGCGCGAACTGCTGAGCGCGATCCAGTCCCAGCTCGGCGTGGTGCCGAACTTCCTCAAGGTCTTCGCCAACTCGCCGGCCGCGTTGCGCGCCTTTCTCGGCCTGTACGGCATCGCCGGCGAGGGCGCGCTCGATCCGCAGACCCGCGAGCGCATCGCCCTGGCGCTGGCGCAGCAGAACTCGTGCGAGTACTGCCTGTCGGCGCACACCCAGCTGGGCCAGAAGGCCGGCCTCGAGGCCGGCGAGATCCAGGCCAACCGCGACGGCACCAGCCGCGACGCCAAGGCCGCGGTCGCGGTCAAGCTGGCCCGCTCGCTGGTCGAGCACCACGGCGAAGTCACCAGCGCCGAAATTCTGGAAGCGCGCGACGCCGGCTTCGGCGACGCCGAAATCGTCGAGATCATCACCCACGTGGGCATGAACCTGCTGACCAACATCCTCGGCAAGGCCAGCCGAGTCGAGATCGACTTCCCCAAGGTCTCGCTGGCCGCGGCCGCCTGA
- a CDS encoding LysR family transcriptional regulator, which translates to MDRFHLMSVFVTVAEEESFAAAARKLGLSAPAVTRAVAALEERLAIKLLDRTTRFVRATEAGRRYLDDARRILQEVDEVEEAAAGVNAAPRGQLAVTAPVQFGRMFVLPVVVDYLRRYPGAQVSALFLDRVVNMLEEGIDVGVRIGELPDSSLQAIRVATVRRVLCASPEYLRARGEPRAPADLAGHDIVSALGISPTIEWKFGHGRTAQAQRIEPRLATSSNDSAIEAAASGFGIARLLSYQIAPHLAAGKLKIVLSEYEPAQVPVHVLHREGRYASAKVRTFVDLTVATLRRDDAMY; encoded by the coding sequence ATGGACCGGTTCCACCTGATGTCGGTGTTCGTGACCGTGGCCGAGGAAGAAAGCTTCGCCGCCGCGGCGCGCAAGCTCGGCCTGTCGGCGCCGGCGGTGACGCGCGCGGTGGCGGCGCTGGAGGAGCGGCTGGCGATCAAGCTGCTCGACCGCACCACCCGCTTCGTCCGCGCCACCGAGGCCGGGCGGCGTTACCTCGACGATGCGCGCCGGATCCTGCAGGAGGTGGACGAGGTCGAAGAAGCGGCGGCCGGCGTCAACGCCGCGCCGCGCGGGCAACTGGCGGTGACCGCGCCGGTCCAGTTCGGCCGCATGTTCGTGCTGCCGGTGGTGGTGGACTACCTGCGCCGCTATCCGGGCGCTCAGGTGTCGGCGCTGTTCCTCGACCGCGTGGTCAACATGCTGGAAGAAGGCATAGACGTGGGCGTGCGCATCGGCGAGTTGCCCGACTCGAGCCTGCAGGCGATCCGGGTGGCGACGGTACGGCGGGTGCTGTGCGCCTCGCCGGAGTACTTGCGCGCGCGCGGCGAACCGCGCGCGCCGGCCGACCTGGCCGGGCACGACATCGTCTCGGCGCTGGGGATCAGCCCGACCATCGAATGGAAGTTCGGCCACGGCAGGACGGCGCAGGCCCAGCGCATCGAACCGCGGCTGGCGACGAGCTCCAACGACTCGGCGATCGAGGCCGCGGCGAGCGGATTCGGCATCGCGCGCCTGCTGTCGTATCAGATCGCTCCGCATCTGGCCGCGGGCAAATTGAAAATCGTGCTGAGCGAATACGAGCCGGCGCAGGTGCCGGTGCACGTGCTGCATCGCGAGGGGCGTTACGCATCGGCCAAGGTGCGCACCTTCGTCGATCTGACCGTGGCTACGCTACGGCGGGATGATGCGATGTACTGA